In a single window of the Mugil cephalus isolate CIBA_MC_2020 chromosome 6, CIBA_Mcephalus_1.1, whole genome shotgun sequence genome:
- the LOC125008956 gene encoding galectin-3-binding protein A-like isoform X1 — translation MYFLLSSSMPSMLFFSSPFTRTDRADLCLAPLQRNGNTLLLYILLMSIRWSTGFEDGYIRLAGGQDYAEGRVEIFHNGVWGTVCDDDWDINDAHVVCRQLCFPSATEALGSAHFGNGDGNIWMDNLGCSGDEANLFHCTFPGWGVHNCGHSEDAGVRCENGPNTGCKNADVEYALDHNASLSHQLGELFDSGRDCDLTISVVVDNNTVETICAHRVILSLNSNLQTSQPDINSLRLDVTYECREHANTVIRYFYTRKIQFTLPSVYCILNMASQWGLTELHNEAASIFRQFLPEDPTFQSPNSFYRYAVYTGDEALQEVSLRYLAWNCETLIQSQVWTSLPFDLVKALLSRSDLVVRNETAILSALERWAAAQSITTIPEVLLKLVRFPMIPAEDLYTLDSSRYHASKLQGFQFNALPFMPLISDVSEEENVYTSRIYTGPPWSFTFNFHIFKAHKDFGYYTLQGQTISTLTSDFQTPVHNGAYFAFHSIRWKTGVYSSDEECTTEGFTCSSLPAVSLKIEEKKNDLPSEMEGRIHYSNKLVVMCEGRYVFHVEEFAADDSGSLIFVPSGTEQVYPCHSDHFSYQVVVRPHYSTG, via the exons ATGTAtttcttgctttcttcttcAATGCCTTCAATGCTTTTCTTCAGCTCACCTTTCACAAGGACCGACAGAGCTGACCTCTG TCTAGCGCCATTACAAAGGAATGGAAATACTTTATTGCTCTATATCCTTTTGATGAGCATCAGATGGTCGACTG GTTTTGAGGATGGTTACATTAGGCTGGCTGGAGGCCAAGATTACGCTGAGGGCCGTGTGGAGATCTTTCATAATGGAGTTTGGGGGACTGTGTGTGATGATGACTGGGACATAAATGACGCTCACGTAGTGTGTCGACAGCTATGTTTTCCCAGTGCAACAGAAGCTCTAGGGTCTGCTCATTTTGGCAATG GCGATGGTAACATATGGATGGATAATTTAGGCTGCAGTGGAGATGAGGCTAATTTGTTCCACTGCACATTTCCTGGGTGGGGGGTCCATAACTGTGGTCACTCTGAAGATGCCGGTGTTAGATGTGAAAACG GGCCTAACACTGGCTGCAAGAATGCAGATGTGGAGTACGCTTTGGACCACAATGCAAGCCTCTCTCATCAGCTGGGGGAACTGTTCGACAGTGGACGTGACTGTGACTTGACCATTTCAGTGGTAGTAGACAATAACACTGTAGAGACAATCTGTGCTCACAGGGTCATCCTCTCCCTGAACTCAAACCTCCAAACTTCACAGCCAGACATCAACAGCCTCAGACTTGATGTCACCTATGAGTGCAGAGAACATGCCAACACAGTTATCAG GTACTTCTACACAAGGAAGATTCAATTCACACTACCCTCTGTCTATTGCATTCTCAACATGGCTTCTCAGTGGGGTCTGACAGAACTTCATAATGAGGCTGCAAGTATTTTCAGACAGTTTCTACCCGAGGACCCCACCTTCCAGAGTCCAAACTCTTTCTACAGGTATGCAGTTTATACAGGGGATGAAGCTCTGCAAGAAGTCTCTCTCCGCTACCTGGCATGGAACTGTGAGACACTGATCCAGTCCCAGGTTTGGACAAGTCTTCCATTTGATCTTGTCAAAGCTCTTCTGTCCCGCTCAGACCTCGTGGTGCGCAATGAGACCGCCATTTTGAGTGCACTGGAGAGATGGGCGGCAGCCCAAAGTATCACAACTATTCCTGAGGTGCTTTTGAAGCTTGTCCGCTTCCCAATGATACCAGCTGAGGACTTATACACACTAGACAGCTCAAGGTACCATGCCAGCAAGCTGCAGGGGTTTCAGTTCAATGCTTTGCCCTTCATGCCGCTGATCAGTGACGTGTCAGAGGAAGAAAACGTTTACACTTCCAGGATTTACACTGGCCCACCATGGAGCTTTACCTTCAACTTCCACATTTTTAAAGCTCATAAGGACTTTGGGTACTACACTCTTCAAGGCCAGACCATCAGTACTCTGACATCTGATTTCCAAACACCTGTCCATAATGGCGCTTATTTTGCTTTTCACAGCATACGCTGGAAAACAGGGGTCTATAGCAGCGACGAAGAATGCACAACAGAAGGCTTCACTTGCTCTTCTTTACCAGCAGTTAGTTTGAAAattgaagaaaagaagaatgacTTGCCCAGTGAGATGGAGGGACGTATTCACTACAGCAATAAGCTTGTTGTTATGTGTGAAGGGAGGTACGTGTTTCATGTTGAAGAATTTGCTGCTGATGATAGTGGAAGCCTTATATTTGTTCCCAGCGGCACGGAACAAGTTTATCCATGCCACTCGGACCACTTCTCATACCAAGTGGTGGTGCGTCCTCACTACTCAACAGGTTAA
- the LOC125008956 gene encoding galectin-3-binding protein A-like isoform X2 yields the protein MSIRWSTGFEDGYIRLAGGQDYAEGRVEIFHNGVWGTVCDDDWDINDAHVVCRQLCFPSATEALGSAHFGNGDGNIWMDNLGCSGDEANLFHCTFPGWGVHNCGHSEDAGVRCENGPNTGCKNADVEYALDHNASLSHQLGELFDSGRDCDLTISVVVDNNTVETICAHRVILSLNSNLQTSQPDINSLRLDVTYECREHANTVIRYFYTRKIQFTLPSVYCILNMASQWGLTELHNEAASIFRQFLPEDPTFQSPNSFYRYAVYTGDEALQEVSLRYLAWNCETLIQSQVWTSLPFDLVKALLSRSDLVVRNETAILSALERWAAAQSITTIPEVLLKLVRFPMIPAEDLYTLDSSRYHASKLQGFQFNALPFMPLISDVSEEENVYTSRIYTGPPWSFTFNFHIFKAHKDFGYYTLQGQTISTLTSDFQTPVHNGAYFAFHSIRWKTGVYSSDEECTTEGFTCSSLPAVSLKIEEKKNDLPSEMEGRIHYSNKLVVMCEGRYVFHVEEFAADDSGSLIFVPSGTEQVYPCHSDHFSYQVVVRPHYSTG from the exons ATGAGCATCAGATGGTCGACTG GTTTTGAGGATGGTTACATTAGGCTGGCTGGAGGCCAAGATTACGCTGAGGGCCGTGTGGAGATCTTTCATAATGGAGTTTGGGGGACTGTGTGTGATGATGACTGGGACATAAATGACGCTCACGTAGTGTGTCGACAGCTATGTTTTCCCAGTGCAACAGAAGCTCTAGGGTCTGCTCATTTTGGCAATG GCGATGGTAACATATGGATGGATAATTTAGGCTGCAGTGGAGATGAGGCTAATTTGTTCCACTGCACATTTCCTGGGTGGGGGGTCCATAACTGTGGTCACTCTGAAGATGCCGGTGTTAGATGTGAAAACG GGCCTAACACTGGCTGCAAGAATGCAGATGTGGAGTACGCTTTGGACCACAATGCAAGCCTCTCTCATCAGCTGGGGGAACTGTTCGACAGTGGACGTGACTGTGACTTGACCATTTCAGTGGTAGTAGACAATAACACTGTAGAGACAATCTGTGCTCACAGGGTCATCCTCTCCCTGAACTCAAACCTCCAAACTTCACAGCCAGACATCAACAGCCTCAGACTTGATGTCACCTATGAGTGCAGAGAACATGCCAACACAGTTATCAG GTACTTCTACACAAGGAAGATTCAATTCACACTACCCTCTGTCTATTGCATTCTCAACATGGCTTCTCAGTGGGGTCTGACAGAACTTCATAATGAGGCTGCAAGTATTTTCAGACAGTTTCTACCCGAGGACCCCACCTTCCAGAGTCCAAACTCTTTCTACAGGTATGCAGTTTATACAGGGGATGAAGCTCTGCAAGAAGTCTCTCTCCGCTACCTGGCATGGAACTGTGAGACACTGATCCAGTCCCAGGTTTGGACAAGTCTTCCATTTGATCTTGTCAAAGCTCTTCTGTCCCGCTCAGACCTCGTGGTGCGCAATGAGACCGCCATTTTGAGTGCACTGGAGAGATGGGCGGCAGCCCAAAGTATCACAACTATTCCTGAGGTGCTTTTGAAGCTTGTCCGCTTCCCAATGATACCAGCTGAGGACTTATACACACTAGACAGCTCAAGGTACCATGCCAGCAAGCTGCAGGGGTTTCAGTTCAATGCTTTGCCCTTCATGCCGCTGATCAGTGACGTGTCAGAGGAAGAAAACGTTTACACTTCCAGGATTTACACTGGCCCACCATGGAGCTTTACCTTCAACTTCCACATTTTTAAAGCTCATAAGGACTTTGGGTACTACACTCTTCAAGGCCAGACCATCAGTACTCTGACATCTGATTTCCAAACACCTGTCCATAATGGCGCTTATTTTGCTTTTCACAGCATACGCTGGAAAACAGGGGTCTATAGCAGCGACGAAGAATGCACAACAGAAGGCTTCACTTGCTCTTCTTTACCAGCAGTTAGTTTGAAAattgaagaaaagaagaatgacTTGCCCAGTGAGATGGAGGGACGTATTCACTACAGCAATAAGCTTGTTGTTATGTGTGAAGGGAGGTACGTGTTTCATGTTGAAGAATTTGCTGCTGATGATAGTGGAAGCCTTATATTTGTTCCCAGCGGCACGGAACAAGTTTATCCATGCCACTCGGACCACTTCTCATACCAAGTGGTGGTGCGTCCTCACTACTCAACAGGTTAA